A single window of Vigna radiata var. radiata cultivar VC1973A chromosome 4, Vradiata_ver6, whole genome shotgun sequence DNA harbors:
- the LOC106759452 gene encoding tropinone reductase homolog yields MAETKLSCIKDQKWSLHGMTALVTGGTRGIGYAIAEELAEFGASVHICSRNQQDVDKCLEEWNRKGFRITGSTCDVLSPDQRQNLIKNVASIFDGKLNILINNAGITTPKKLVDYTGEDVSRIMGTNFESSFHLCQLAHPLLKASGYGSIVFISSIGGLKASPLCSVYASSKGAMNQFTKNVALEWAKDNIRANSVAPGLVKTALTDSIAESVDEGNKLYEDMISQTPAGRIGEPKDISAIVAFLCLPAASYITGQIIIADGGYII; encoded by the exons ATGGCAGAAACAAAGTTGAGCTGCATCAAAGACCAAAAATGGTCACTGCATGGAATGACTGCGCTAGTTACAGGAGGCACCCGAGGAATAGG ATACGCCATAGCAGAAGAATTGGCAGAATTTGGAGCATCTGTGCATATATGTTCTCGTAATCAGCAAGACGTTGATAAATGCTTAGAAGAATGGAATAGAAAAGGATTTCGTATAACAGGGTCTACATGTGATGTACTGTCCCCTGACCAACgtcaaaatttaatcaaaaatgTTGCTTCCATCTTTGACGGAAAACTCAACATTCTG ATAAACAATGCTGGAATAACTACACCTAAGAAACTCGTAGATTATACTGGAGAAGATGTAAGTAGAATAATGGGAACTAATTTTGAGTCTAGTTTCCACCTATGTCAACTAGCACATCCACTTCTCAAGGCCTCTGGATATGGTAGCATAGTATTCATATCCTCCATTGGAGGTCTTAAAGCTTCCCCCTTATGTTCTGTCTATGCTTCCTCTAAAG GAGCTATGAATCAATTCACCAAGAACGTGGCATTGGAATGGGCAAAGGATAATATTCGTGCAAATTCCGTAGCACCTGGACTTGTTAAGACTGCACTTACGGATTCTATAGCA GAATCTGTTGATGAAGGGAATAAACTGTATGAAGATATGATATCTCAAACACCAGCTGGTCGTATAGGAGAACCTAAGGACATATCAGCAATAGTTGCTTTCCTTTGCCTTCCAGCTGCTTCATACATCACTGGACAAATTATAATTGCAGATGGGGGTTACATAATCTAA